A genome region from Cucumis sativus cultivar 9930 chromosome 4, Cucumber_9930_V3, whole genome shotgun sequence includes the following:
- the LOC101214166 gene encoding E3 ubiquitin-protein ligase At4g11680, whose translation MDDVRPSNSGFLSWQRTMSSRFALPLIQDAANLIMEHRGVIFGDCADPRVDDDEDDNEYERRVLFRNGSSFIKPILVLDLFWNLFFVFLSVIVLVLSAEEKPTAPLRFWLSGYAVQCLFHVFFVFVAYLRRSSRYRLGFENRGAQDELRLSHNRIRVMKRLEALNTMVAYIWWVFGFYWIVMGGQALLEGSPRLYWLAVVFLAFDVFFIIFCTGMAFVGFFAVCCIIPFLAYGYTMNFLEGASEDEIRALPKYRFHQDNPLESFDNDKKQEVGMTLEPGYNGHTTEHTLNAEDSACCICLAQYVHGVQLCMLPCNHHFHTRCIVKWLRINATCPLCKFSIGQGDSLV comes from the exons ATGGACGACGTTCGACCATCCAACTCTGGTTTCTTGTCCTGGCAGCGAACCATGAGCTCCAGATTCGCGCTTCCCTTGATTCAAGACGCTGCAAATTTGATCATGGAACATCGCGGCGTAATATTTGGTGACTGTGCCGATCCTCGAGTCGACGATGACGAAGATGATAATGAATACGAGCGTCGTGTTCTATTCCGGAATGGGTCTTCCTTTATCAAGCCTATTTTGGTACTCGACTTGTTCTGGAATTTGTTCTTCGTCTTTTTATCTGTCATAGTGCTGGTATTGTCTGCAGAAGAGAAACCTACTGCTCCTTTGAGATTCTGGCTTTCGGGTTATGCTGTTCAGTGCCTTTTCCATGTCTTTTTTGTGTTCGTTGCTTACTTGAGAAGGAGTAGTCGCTATCGACTTGGTTTTGAGAATCGTGGGGCTCAGGATGAACTTCGCCTTTCTCACAATCGTATAAG AGTTATGAAAAGGTTGGAAGCACTGAACACAATGGTAGCATATATCTGGTGGGTATTTGGATTCTATTGGATTGTCATGGGTGGCCAAGCTCTTCTGGAAGGTTCTCCCCGACTGTACTG GTTGGCAGTTGTTTTCCTAGCCTTTGAtgtgttttttattatcttctgCACCGGGATGGCGTTTGTTGGTTTCTTTGCTGTTTGCTGCATAATACCATTTTTAGCATATGGTTATACCATGAATTTCCTAGAAGGTGCCTCTGAGGATGAAATTAGGGCACTTCCCAAGTACAGGTTTCACCAAGACAATCCACTTGAGTCGTTCGACAAtgacaagaaacaagaagttGGGATGACATTGGAGCCTGGCTACAATGGTCATACAACTGAACACACTCTAAATGCAGAGGACTCG GCATGCTGCATATGCCTTGCTCAGTATGTACATGGAGTTCAATTGTGCATGCTTCCTTGTAATCATCATTTCCATACTCGATGCATTGTCAAATGGCTTCGAATAAACGCAACCTGCCCTCTCTGCAAGTTCAGCATCGGACAAGGTGATTCCTTGGTCTGA
- the LOC101205911 gene encoding pentatricopeptide repeat-containing protein At1g56690, mitochondrial has protein sequence MFSGLMFFRLVLNRFYCSNFIISRNSLITRYSRLGQIEKARVVFDEMRDKNIISWNSIVAGYFQNKRPQEAQNMFDKMSERNTISWNGLVSGYINNGMINEAREVFDRMPERNVVSWTAMVRGYVKEGMISEAETLFWQMPEKNVVSWTVMLGGLLQEGRIDEACRLFDMMPEKDVVTRTNMIGGYCQVGRLVEARMLFDEMPRRNVVSWTTMITGYVQNQQVDIARKLFEVMPEKNEVSWTAMLKGYTNCGRLDEASELFNAMPIKSVVACNAMILCFGQNGEVPKARQVFDQMREKDEGTWSAMIKVYERKGLELDALELFRMMQREGIRPNFPSLISVLSVCAGLANLDHGREIHAQLVRSQFDLDVYVASVLLSMYIKCGNLAKAKQVFDRFAVKDVVMWNSIITGYAQHGLGVEALRVFHDMHFSGIMPDDVTFVGVLSACSYTGNVKKGLEIFNSMETKYQVEQKIEHYACMVDLLGRAGKLNEAMDLIEKMPMEADAIIWGALLGACRTHMKLDLAEVAAKKLLVLEPKNAGPFILLSNIYASQGRWDDVAELRRNMRDRRVSKYPGCSWIVVEKKVHKFTGGDSSGHPEHSEINRILEWLSGLLREAGYYPDQSFVLHDVDEEEKVQSLEYHSEKLAVAYGLLKIPIGMPIRVMKNLRVCGDCHAAIKLIAKVTGREIILRDANRFHHFKDGSCSCRDYW, from the coding sequence ATGTTCTCTGGATTAATGTTCTTCCGGTTGGTGCTAAATCGTTTCTACtgttctaattttataatttcacgTAATTCTCTTATTACCCGGTATTCTCGATTGGGTCAAATCGAAAAGGCTCGGGTTGTGTTCGATGAAATGCGTGACAAAAACATCATTTCATGGAACTCAATTGTTGCTGGGTACTTTCAGAACAAACGGCCTCAGGAAGCCCAGAAcatgtttgataaaatgtctGAGAGGAATACTATATCTTGGAATGGTTTAGTTTCTGGGTATATTAACAATGGGATGATCAATGAAGCTAGGGAAGTGTTTGATAGAATGCCTGAGAGGAATGTTGTTTCCTGGACTGCAATGGTCAGAGGGTACGTGAAGGAAGGTATGATTTCTGAGGCAGAGACACTTTTTTGGCAAATGCCTGAAAAGAATGTAGTATCTTGGACGGTGATGTTGGGTGGCCTTCTTCAAGAAGGACGGATTGATGAGGCTTGTAGGCTTTTCGATATGATGCCTGAGAAGGATGTGGTGACACGAACTAATATGATTGGAGGGTATTGCCAAGTAGGCCGTTTAGTGGAAGCTCGTATGCTTTTCGATGAGATGCCTCGTCGGAATGTCGTGTCATGGACTACGATGATAACAGGATATGTGCAGAACCAACAAGTGGATATTGCTAGAAAGCTGTTTGAAGTCATGCCAGAGAAAAATGAGGTTTCATGGACTGCTATGCTGAAAGGCTACACCAATTGTGGGCGGCTTGATGAGGCTTCAGAACTTTTTAATGCAATGCCAATTAAGTCGGTTGTTGCTTGTAATGCAATGATTCTTTGTTTTGGCCAGAATGGGGAGGTCCCAAAAGCAAGACAAGTGTTTGATCAAATGAGAGAAAAGGATGAAGGAACATGGAGTGCTATGATTAAAGTGTATGAACGGAAAGGCCTTGAGTTAGATGCACTTGAGTTGTTTCGTATGATGCAAAGAGAAGGAATAAGGCcaaattttccttctttgatCAGCGTTCTTTCCGTTTGTGCTGGCTTGGCTAATCTTGATCATGGTAGAGAGATACATGCCCAGCTTGTGAGATCCCAATTTGACCTTGATGTCTATGTTGCCTCCGTTCTTCTCTCAATGTACATAAAGTGTGGCAATCTGGCGAAAGCAAAACAAGTATTTGATAGGTTTGCAGTTAAGGATGTTGTCATGTGGAACTCGATTATCACAGGATATGCCCAACATGGTCTAGGGGTGGAAGCATTACGAGTTTTCCACGATATGCATTTTTCAGGTATCATGCCAGATGATGTCACATTTGTTGGAGTTCTTTCGGCATGTAGTTACACTGGCAATGTGAAAAAAGGCttagaaattttcaattccatgGAAACGAAGTATCAAGTGgaacaaaaaattgaacattatGCCTGCATGGTTGATTTGCTTGGTCGAGCTGGTAAACTAAATGAGGCAATGGATCTAATAGAAAAAATGCCAATGGAAGCCGATGCTATTATTTGGGGTGCTTTATTAGGTGCTTGCAGAACCCACATGAAATTGGATTTGGCTGAAGTTGCAGCCAAAAAGCTTCTAGTGCTTGAGCCTAAAAATGCAGGGCCTTTCATTTTGTTGTCAAATATCTATGCATCTCAAGGTAGATGGGATGATGTTGCTGAGTTGAGGAGAAATATGAGAGATAGGCGTGTGAGCAAGTACCCAGGCTGTAGCTGGATTGTTGTCGAGAAGAAAGTTCATAAGTTCACGGGAGGTGATAGCTCGGGACACCCTGAGCATTCTGAGATCAATAGAATATTAGAGTGGTTGTCTGGATTGCTAAGAGAGGCAGGATATTACCCAGATCAAAGTTTTGTGCTACATGACGtagatgaagaagagaaagtgCAAAGCTTGGAGTACCATAGTGAGAAACTGGCTGTGGCATACGGACTTCTCAAAATACCAATAGGTATGCCGATTCGTGTAATGAAGAATCTCCGTGTCTGTGGGGATTGCCACGCTGCAATTAAACTAATTGCGAAGGTTACAGGAAGAGAGATCATCTTGAGAGATGCTAATCGGTTCCATCATTTTAAGGATGGCTCATGCTCTTGTCGGGATTATTGGTGA